A single region of the Neodiprion pinetum isolate iyNeoPine1 chromosome 5, iyNeoPine1.2, whole genome shotgun sequence genome encodes:
- the LOC124218759 gene encoding chitin synthase chs-2-like isoform X1, translating into MAKNPNGFVPGIGTVGPVDFSDDESTPLAVQEQYAASLKTVTEAKEWDLFRNPPLKEDSGSMAEQNCLQLVIKISKIVAYLLVSAIVLSCSVIAKGTILFMTSQLRDDRTIYYCNEQLGTTKTFAATLPEEEKIAWIWCIMFAFSITEILTIVRSLRILCFKSYGKPKVAHFIVVWITETAHVIGLAILIVSVLPDLDVIQGAMLTNCLCFVPGLLGLLSRYKKRDKPILFLLFIVDVAALAMQVTGFVVWPFVYISNPALWLTPVALVLVSCRWWENYVSIQSPLGIVRYLGQVKEELKFTRSATYLVVSIWKIAAFVLTTLSILHMKGTTISNLFTMFGTTFNEHNVTVSEVQSTIGGGTIPDLSEVLPDGVTAIVTTNSLTPVYVMLIQILAAYFTYIFGKLACKILMQGFGYALPINLTVPVSISLLLVMCILRNEEPCTFHGFIPDYLFYQSPSLNSLSDFIWSEYAWVWILWLLSQTWITIHIWTPKCERLATTEKLFVLPLYDGLLVDQSLALNRQRNDEPNMTDEGFVRHGEDYDTLYEQNEGLGTAHTASRNSDLVTRIHVCATMWHENKEEMMEFLKSILRLDEDQCARRNAQNFLKIIDPDYYELETHIFFDDAFEMSDHDENESQVNWFVKLLVNTLDEAASNVHQTTMHVSAPKKYPTPYGGRLVWTLPGKTKMIAHLKDKSKIRHRKRWSQVMYMYYLLGHRLMQLPISIERKEIIAEHTFLLALDGDIDFQPAAVKLLIDLMKKNKNLGAACGRIHPVGSGFMVWYQMFEYAIGHWLQKATEHTIGCVLCSPGCFSLFRGKALMDDRVMSKYTTTSNEARHYVQYDQGEDRWLCTLLLQRGYRVEYSAASDAYTHAPEGFNEFFNQRRRWVPSTMANIMDLIGDSKRTVKNNDNISTVYMWYQTFLMVGTILGPGTIFLMLVGACSAAFGIGNWPSFHYNLVPVVIFMIVCLTCKSSIQLFVAAVISMGYGIVMMAVIVAIIIQMADDGWVAPSSLFLILITGQLVLAGLMHPQELMCLPCGIIYYVTIPAMYMLLVIYSITNLNNVAWGTREVQVKKTAAELEEDKKEAEEAARKGKQKSLFGFLQDGKGNSTDDNGSIEISLAGLFKCILCTHNNPSDEKQQLNAIATSLNQMEKKLENISKAIDPQGHAPRQRRVSFTRPGGEATNLDDENPTNKDQVESDTESTVSQNTEGERDRTFLVSPYWLEDEDLKKGEVDFLSPQEEQFWKDILEKYLFPIDEDKAEKTRIAGDLKELRDKSFFAFFMLNALFVMIVFLMQLNKDDLHIEWPWGIQTNITYDETALEVNLTSEYLQLEPIGLVFVFSFALVLVIQFIAMLFHRCGTFAHIVATTTLDWYCCKKPEDVSEQALLSKDAVQIVKDLQRLDSIDETNNEDSLKPPARRTTVRNLEKNRRKTQTNKNLDNAFRERFFSIAEGPDFSRRMSSRRSTVAFKAFEARRHSILAEKRKSQMQVMPGGASSSNYGVARTSLTMQPKMSTRGSQASIIMRVSETHPGVVNLAFDPEENPRA; encoded by the exons ATGGCCAAAAATCCTAACGGATTTGTCCCGGGCATCGGGACCGTCGGGCCAGTCGATTTCTCAGATGATGAAAGCACCCCACTAGCAGTCCAAGAGCAATATGCTGCAAG CTTAAAAACAGTCACGGAAGCTAAAGAATGGGACTTATTTCGGAACCCACCATTAAAGGAGGACTCGGGTTCGATGGCCGAACAGAACTGCTTGCAGCTGGTGATAAAGATATCAAAAATCGTGGCCTACCTTCTTGTTTCTGCTATAGTCTTGAGCTGTAGCGTCATTGCCAAGGGAACAATACTGTTCATGACCTCTCAACTGCGGGACGACAGGACTATTTACTACTGCAACGAGCAGCTAG GAACGACAAAAACATTCGCAGCCACTTTACCAGAGGAAGAAAAGATAGCTTGGATATGGTGCATAATGTTTGCCTTTTCGATCACCGAAATCTTGACGATCGTCCGAAGTTTGAGAATCCTCTGTTTCAAGTCGTACGGAAAACCAAAGGTGGCCCATTTCATAGTTGTATGGATTACAGAAACCGCCCATGTTATTGGACTGGCCATTTTGATTGTAAGCGTATTACCTGACCTCGATGTAATTCAGGGAGCAATGCTGACAAATTGCCTGTGCTTCGTTCCAGGACTGCTCG GGCTTCTCTCTCGCTACAAGAAACGTGATAAGCCGATACTGTTCCTTCTATTTATCGTGGATGTTGCCGCTCTCGCGATGCAGGTCACGGGATTTGTGGTATGGCCATTCGTCTACATCTCGAACCCAGCCTTATGGCTAACCCCCGTTGCTCTAGTGCTAGTATCCTGCCGTTGGTGGGAAAACTACGTTTCAATTCAGAGCCCCTTGG GAATCGTAAGATACTTGGGTCAAGTGAAGGAGGAACTGAAGTTTACGAGGTCCGCGACCTACCTCGTGGTTTCAATTTGGAAGATAGCGGCTTTCGTCCTGACTACTTTGTCAATTCTACACATGAAGGGCACTACGATCAGTAACTTATTTACCATGTTCGGAACCACATTCAACGAGCACAATGTCACCGTTTCCGAGGTTCAGTCGACGATTGGCGGAGGGACCATCCCCGACCTATCAGAGGTTCTTCCCGACGGAGTAACGGCGATTGTAACCACGAACTCTCTCACTCCGGTGTACGTGATGCTGATACAAATATTGGCAGCATACTTCACCTACATTTTTG gtAAACTCGCTTGCAAGATATTAATGCAGGGATTTGGCTACGCCTTGCCCATTAACTTGACCGTCCCCGTCTCGATATCACTCCTGCTCGTCATGTGCATTCTGCGAAACGAAGAACCTTGCACTTTTCACGGTTTCATTCCTGACTATCTCTTCTATCAGTCGCCGTCTTTAAACTCATTGAGCGATTTCATTTGGAGTGAGTACGCTTGGGTATGGATATTATGGCTGCTTTCGCAAACGTGGATCACCATCCACATATGGACTCCGAAATGCGAACGTCTTGCGACAACCGAGAAGCTTTTTGTGCTGCCGCTGTACGATGGACTGTTGGTCGACCAATCGTTGGCACTCAACAGACAGCGAAACGATGAGCCGAACATGACCGATGAG GGTTTCGTGAGACACGGCGAAGACTATGACACCTTATACGAACAGAACGAAGGGTTGGGAACTGCTCACACAGCCAGCAGGAATAGCGATCTGGTGACTAGAATTCACGTGTGCGCCACGATGTGGCATGAGAACAAGGAGGAAATGATGGAGTTCTTAAAGAGCATTCTGCGACTGGATGAGGATCAGTGCGCCAGAAGGAACGCACAGAACTTCCTTAAGATTATTGACCCCGATTACTATGAATTGGAAA CTCACATATTCTTTGACGACGCGTTCGAGATGTCAGATCATGATGAAAACGAATCGCAGGTGAATTGGTTTGTAAAACTTCTCGTGAATACGCTGGATGAGGCAGCGTCGAACGTTCATCAAACGACGATGCACGTCAGTGCGCCAAAGAAGTACCCGACACCCTATGGGGGTCGTTTAGTATGGACACTTCCAGGAAAGACAAAGATGATTGCTCATCTTAAGGACAAGAGTAAAATTCGGCACAGGAAACGTTGGAGCCAG GTCATGTACATGTACTATCTTCTCGGTCACCGACTAATGCAACTGCCAATCAGCATCGAACGGAAGGAAATTATTGCTGAGCATACATTCCTTCTCGCGCTTGACGGCGACATTGACTTCCAGCCAGCCGCTGTCAAGCTCCTGATCGacttaatgaaaaaaaacaagaacctcgGTGCCGCATGTGGCCGCATCCATCCAGTAGGATCTG GTTTCATGGTGTGGTACCAAATGTTCGAATACGCGATCGGACATTGGCTACAAAAGGCGACCGAGCACACGATCGGTTGCGTGCTTTGCAGCCCTGGATGCTTTTCACTTTTCAGAGGCAAGGCGCTTATGGACGATAGAGTGATGAGCAAATACACGACGACTTCCAACGAAGCCCGGCACTACGTTCAGTACGATCAGGGTGAGGATCGATGGCTATGCACTCTGCTGTTGCAGCGGGGTTACAGG GTTGAGTACTCGGCTGCCAGTGACGCCTACACACACGCACCCGAAGGGTTCaacgaattttttaatcaacgaCGTCGTTGGGTTCCCTCGACAATGGCCAACATAATGGATCTAATAGGAGACTCCAAACGGACCGTAAAAAACAATGATAACATATCGACTGTTTATATGTGGTATCAGACCTTCCTTATGG TTGGAACGATCCTCGGACCGGGAACAATATTTCTCATGCTGGTTGGTGCCTGTAGCGCGGCTTTCGGAATTGGAAACTGGCCGAGTTTTCATTACAATCTCGTGCCGGTTGTGATATTCATGATTGTCTGCCTAACTTGTAAATCCAGTATACAA CTTTTCGTAGCCGCGGTAATCAGCATGGGATACGGTATTGTTATGATGGCCGTGATAGTGGCTATTATAATACAAATGGCGGACGATGGTTGGGTCGCTCCCAGCTCTCTTTTTCTAATCCTAATCACCGGCCAGCTGGTCTTAGCGGGACTCATGCATCCCCAAGAATTGATGTGTCTTCCGTGCGGAATAATCTACTACGTAACAATACCTGCCATGTACATGCTGCTGGTTATATACTCCATCACAAATCTTAACAATGTCGCCTGGGGTACCAGAGAAGTGCAAGTCAAGAAGACAGCTGCG GAATTAGaggaagataaaaaagaaGCTGAGGAGGCTGCACGAAAGGGTAAGCAAAAGTCGCTCTTCGGTTTTCTGCAAGACGGCAAAGGAAACAGCACGGACGATAACGGTTCGATAGAGATCTCGCTGGCCGGATTGTTCAAGTGCATATTATGCACCCACAACAACCCATCCGATGAAAAGCAGCAGCTAAACGCAATTGCGACGTCCCTAAACCAGATGGAGAAGAAGTTGGAGAACATATCGAA GGCCATAGATCCTCAAGGCCACGCTCCGAGACAAAGGCGAGTTTCGTTCACCCGGCCTGGTGGCGAAGCCACCAACCTGGACGACGAGAATCCAACGAACAAGGACCAAGTTGAAAGTGACACGGAGAGCACGGTTAGCCAGAACACTGAGGGCGAGCGAGACCGTACATTTTTGGTGAGTCCTTACTGGTTGGAGGATGAGGATCTTAAGAAGGGAGAGGTCGATTTCCTATCACCACAAGAGGAACAATTCTGGAAGGACATACTCGAGAAGTACCTCTTTCCGATCGACGAAGACAAGGCAGAGAAG ACACGAATTGCTGGTGACCTGAAAGAACTTCGCGACAAAAGTTTCTTCGCATTTTTCATGCTGAATGCCCTTTTCGTCATGATCGTATTCTTGATGCAGCTCAACAAAGATGATCTACACATTGAGTGGCCCTGGGGTATCCAAACGAATATTACCTACGACGAAACCGCCCTGGAG GTGAACTTGACCTCTGAGTACCTTCAACTCGAGCCAATCGGTCTAGTGTTTGTATTTTCGTTCGCTCTGGTACTGGTCATACAATTTATAGCGATGCTGTTCCACAGATGCGGCACCTTTGCACATATCGTGGCAACCACAACGCTGGATTGGTACTGTTGCAAAAAG CCAGAAGACGTATCGGAACAAGCATTGTTGAGCAAAGACGCGGTTCAGATAGTGAAAGATCTTCAACGACTCGATAGCATTGATGAAACAAATAATGAAGACAGTCTAAAACCGCCTGCAAGACGCACCACTGTTCGCAAcctggaaaaaaatagaagaaaaacgCAGACGAATAAAAATCTTGACAATGCATTTAGGGAAAGATTCTTTAGCATAGCCGAGGGCCCAG ATTTTTCACGGCGCATGTCTTCCCGAAGATCAACTGTAGCTTTCAAGGCGTTCGAAGCTAGACGCCATAGTATTTTGGCCGAGAAGAGAAAATCCCAAATGCAAGTTATGCCGGGAGGAGCATCGAGCAGTAATTACGGCGTGGCAAGGACATCGTTGACCATGCAGCCCAAAATGAGTACGAGAGGCAGCCAAGCATCCATCATCATGCGAGTCTCAGAGACGCATCCAGGCGTCGTTAATCTCGCTTTTGATCCAGAAGAAAATCCCAGAGCTTAA
- the LOC124218759 gene encoding chitin synthase chs-2-like isoform X2 → MAKNPNGFVPGIGTVGPVDFSDDESTPLAVQEQYAASLKTVTEAKEWDLFRNPPLKEDSGSMAEQNCLQLVIKISKIVAYLLVSAIVLSCSVIAKGTILFMTSQLRDDRTIYYCNEQLGTTKTFAATLPEEEKIAWIWCIMFAFSITEILTIVRSLRILCFKSYGKPKVAHFIVVWITETAHVIGLAILIVSVLPDLDVIQGAMLTNCLCFVPGLLGLLSRYKKRDKPILFLLFIVDVAALAMQVTGFVVWPFVYISNPALWLTPVALVLVSCRWWENYVSIQSPLGIVRYLGQVKEELKFTRSATYLVVSIWKIAAFVLTTLSILHMKGTTISNLFTMFGTTFNEHNVTVSEVQSTIGGGTIPDLSEVLPDGVTAIVTTNSLTPVYVMLIQILAAYFTYIFGKLACKILMQGFGYALPINLTVPVSISLLLVMCILRNEEPCTFHGFIPDYLFYQSPSLNSLSDFIWSEYAWVWILWLLSQTWITIHIWTPKCERLATTEKLFVLPLYDGLLVDQSLALNRQRNDEPNMTDEGFVRHGEDYDTLYEQNEGLGTAHTASRNSDLVTRIHVCATMWHENKEEMMEFLKSILRLDEDQCARRNAQNFLKIIDPDYYELETHIFFDDAFEMSDHDENESQVNWFVKLLVNTLDEAASNVHQTTMHVSAPKKYPTPYGGRLVWTLPGKTKMIAHLKDKSKIRHRKRWSQVMYMYYLLGHRLMQLPISIERKEIIAEHTFLLALDGDIDFQPAAVKLLIDLMKKNKNLGAACGRIHPVGSGFMVWYQMFEYAIGHWLQKATEHTIGCVLCSPGCFSLFRGKALMDDRVMSKYTTTSNEARHYVQYDQGEDRWLCTLLLQRGYRVEYSAASDAYTHAPEGFNEFFNQRRRWVPSTMANIMDLIGDSKRTVKNNDNISTVYMWYQTFLMVGTILGPGTIFLMLVGACSAAFGIGNWPSFHYNLVPVVIFMIVCLTCKSSIQLFVAAVISMGYGIVMMAVIVAIIIQMADDGWVAPSSLFLILITGQLVLAGLMHPQELMCLPCGIIYYVTIPAMYMLLVIYSITNLNNVAWGTREVQVKKTAAELEEDKKEAEEAARKGKQKSLFGFLQDGKGNSTDDNGSIEISLAGLFKCILCTHNNPSDEKQQLNAIATSLNQMEKKLENISKAIDPQGHAPRQRRVSFTRPGGEATNLDDENPTNKDQVESDTESTVSQNTEGERDRTFLVSPYWLEDEDLKKGEVDFLSPQEEQFWKDILEKYLFPIDEDKAEKTRIAGDLKELRDKSFFAFFMLNALFVMIVFLMQLNKDDLHIEWPWGIQTNITYDETALEMRHLCTYRGNHNAGLVLLQKARRRIGTSIVEQRRGSDSERSSTTR, encoded by the exons ATGGCCAAAAATCCTAACGGATTTGTCCCGGGCATCGGGACCGTCGGGCCAGTCGATTTCTCAGATGATGAAAGCACCCCACTAGCAGTCCAAGAGCAATATGCTGCAAG CTTAAAAACAGTCACGGAAGCTAAAGAATGGGACTTATTTCGGAACCCACCATTAAAGGAGGACTCGGGTTCGATGGCCGAACAGAACTGCTTGCAGCTGGTGATAAAGATATCAAAAATCGTGGCCTACCTTCTTGTTTCTGCTATAGTCTTGAGCTGTAGCGTCATTGCCAAGGGAACAATACTGTTCATGACCTCTCAACTGCGGGACGACAGGACTATTTACTACTGCAACGAGCAGCTAG GAACGACAAAAACATTCGCAGCCACTTTACCAGAGGAAGAAAAGATAGCTTGGATATGGTGCATAATGTTTGCCTTTTCGATCACCGAAATCTTGACGATCGTCCGAAGTTTGAGAATCCTCTGTTTCAAGTCGTACGGAAAACCAAAGGTGGCCCATTTCATAGTTGTATGGATTACAGAAACCGCCCATGTTATTGGACTGGCCATTTTGATTGTAAGCGTATTACCTGACCTCGATGTAATTCAGGGAGCAATGCTGACAAATTGCCTGTGCTTCGTTCCAGGACTGCTCG GGCTTCTCTCTCGCTACAAGAAACGTGATAAGCCGATACTGTTCCTTCTATTTATCGTGGATGTTGCCGCTCTCGCGATGCAGGTCACGGGATTTGTGGTATGGCCATTCGTCTACATCTCGAACCCAGCCTTATGGCTAACCCCCGTTGCTCTAGTGCTAGTATCCTGCCGTTGGTGGGAAAACTACGTTTCAATTCAGAGCCCCTTGG GAATCGTAAGATACTTGGGTCAAGTGAAGGAGGAACTGAAGTTTACGAGGTCCGCGACCTACCTCGTGGTTTCAATTTGGAAGATAGCGGCTTTCGTCCTGACTACTTTGTCAATTCTACACATGAAGGGCACTACGATCAGTAACTTATTTACCATGTTCGGAACCACATTCAACGAGCACAATGTCACCGTTTCCGAGGTTCAGTCGACGATTGGCGGAGGGACCATCCCCGACCTATCAGAGGTTCTTCCCGACGGAGTAACGGCGATTGTAACCACGAACTCTCTCACTCCGGTGTACGTGATGCTGATACAAATATTGGCAGCATACTTCACCTACATTTTTG gtAAACTCGCTTGCAAGATATTAATGCAGGGATTTGGCTACGCCTTGCCCATTAACTTGACCGTCCCCGTCTCGATATCACTCCTGCTCGTCATGTGCATTCTGCGAAACGAAGAACCTTGCACTTTTCACGGTTTCATTCCTGACTATCTCTTCTATCAGTCGCCGTCTTTAAACTCATTGAGCGATTTCATTTGGAGTGAGTACGCTTGGGTATGGATATTATGGCTGCTTTCGCAAACGTGGATCACCATCCACATATGGACTCCGAAATGCGAACGTCTTGCGACAACCGAGAAGCTTTTTGTGCTGCCGCTGTACGATGGACTGTTGGTCGACCAATCGTTGGCACTCAACAGACAGCGAAACGATGAGCCGAACATGACCGATGAG GGTTTCGTGAGACACGGCGAAGACTATGACACCTTATACGAACAGAACGAAGGGTTGGGAACTGCTCACACAGCCAGCAGGAATAGCGATCTGGTGACTAGAATTCACGTGTGCGCCACGATGTGGCATGAGAACAAGGAGGAAATGATGGAGTTCTTAAAGAGCATTCTGCGACTGGATGAGGATCAGTGCGCCAGAAGGAACGCACAGAACTTCCTTAAGATTATTGACCCCGATTACTATGAATTGGAAA CTCACATATTCTTTGACGACGCGTTCGAGATGTCAGATCATGATGAAAACGAATCGCAGGTGAATTGGTTTGTAAAACTTCTCGTGAATACGCTGGATGAGGCAGCGTCGAACGTTCATCAAACGACGATGCACGTCAGTGCGCCAAAGAAGTACCCGACACCCTATGGGGGTCGTTTAGTATGGACACTTCCAGGAAAGACAAAGATGATTGCTCATCTTAAGGACAAGAGTAAAATTCGGCACAGGAAACGTTGGAGCCAG GTCATGTACATGTACTATCTTCTCGGTCACCGACTAATGCAACTGCCAATCAGCATCGAACGGAAGGAAATTATTGCTGAGCATACATTCCTTCTCGCGCTTGACGGCGACATTGACTTCCAGCCAGCCGCTGTCAAGCTCCTGATCGacttaatgaaaaaaaacaagaacctcgGTGCCGCATGTGGCCGCATCCATCCAGTAGGATCTG GTTTCATGGTGTGGTACCAAATGTTCGAATACGCGATCGGACATTGGCTACAAAAGGCGACCGAGCACACGATCGGTTGCGTGCTTTGCAGCCCTGGATGCTTTTCACTTTTCAGAGGCAAGGCGCTTATGGACGATAGAGTGATGAGCAAATACACGACGACTTCCAACGAAGCCCGGCACTACGTTCAGTACGATCAGGGTGAGGATCGATGGCTATGCACTCTGCTGTTGCAGCGGGGTTACAGG GTTGAGTACTCGGCTGCCAGTGACGCCTACACACACGCACCCGAAGGGTTCaacgaattttttaatcaacgaCGTCGTTGGGTTCCCTCGACAATGGCCAACATAATGGATCTAATAGGAGACTCCAAACGGACCGTAAAAAACAATGATAACATATCGACTGTTTATATGTGGTATCAGACCTTCCTTATGG TTGGAACGATCCTCGGACCGGGAACAATATTTCTCATGCTGGTTGGTGCCTGTAGCGCGGCTTTCGGAATTGGAAACTGGCCGAGTTTTCATTACAATCTCGTGCCGGTTGTGATATTCATGATTGTCTGCCTAACTTGTAAATCCAGTATACAA CTTTTCGTAGCCGCGGTAATCAGCATGGGATACGGTATTGTTATGATGGCCGTGATAGTGGCTATTATAATACAAATGGCGGACGATGGTTGGGTCGCTCCCAGCTCTCTTTTTCTAATCCTAATCACCGGCCAGCTGGTCTTAGCGGGACTCATGCATCCCCAAGAATTGATGTGTCTTCCGTGCGGAATAATCTACTACGTAACAATACCTGCCATGTACATGCTGCTGGTTATATACTCCATCACAAATCTTAACAATGTCGCCTGGGGTACCAGAGAAGTGCAAGTCAAGAAGACAGCTGCG GAATTAGaggaagataaaaaagaaGCTGAGGAGGCTGCACGAAAGGGTAAGCAAAAGTCGCTCTTCGGTTTTCTGCAAGACGGCAAAGGAAACAGCACGGACGATAACGGTTCGATAGAGATCTCGCTGGCCGGATTGTTCAAGTGCATATTATGCACCCACAACAACCCATCCGATGAAAAGCAGCAGCTAAACGCAATTGCGACGTCCCTAAACCAGATGGAGAAGAAGTTGGAGAACATATCGAA GGCCATAGATCCTCAAGGCCACGCTCCGAGACAAAGGCGAGTTTCGTTCACCCGGCCTGGTGGCGAAGCCACCAACCTGGACGACGAGAATCCAACGAACAAGGACCAAGTTGAAAGTGACACGGAGAGCACGGTTAGCCAGAACACTGAGGGCGAGCGAGACCGTACATTTTTGGTGAGTCCTTACTGGTTGGAGGATGAGGATCTTAAGAAGGGAGAGGTCGATTTCCTATCACCACAAGAGGAACAATTCTGGAAGGACATACTCGAGAAGTACCTCTTTCCGATCGACGAAGACAAGGCAGAGAAG ACACGAATTGCTGGTGACCTGAAAGAACTTCGCGACAAAAGTTTCTTCGCATTTTTCATGCTGAATGCCCTTTTCGTCATGATCGTATTCTTGATGCAGCTCAACAAAGATGATCTACACATTGAGTGGCCCTGGGGTATCCAAACGAATATTACCTACGACGAAACCGCCCTGGAG ATGCGGCACCTTTGCACATATCGTGGCAACCACAACGCTGGATTGGTACTGTTGCAAAAAG CCAGAAGACGTATCGGAACAAGCATTGTTGAGCAAAGACGCGGTTCAGATAGTGAAAGATCTTCAACGACTCGATAG